The following is a genomic window from Petrotoga sibirica DSM 13575.
TCAAAAATTTGGCCCACTTCTATGCCTCTTGTCCGCTTGAGTGTGGAATTACATCCTTGTGTTGGACATTTTTCGCCTTCTTTTACGTATCTAATGTCTGCTATCAAATCTATTCTGAAATCTCTATTAGGGTTGGCATTGAGGTAATGCTTTTTTTCTTCCATAGCCCCTATAACACCATTTTTTATGGATTTTACACTTAGATCTGCAATTATCTTGACATTTTCTGGAATGTTTACTGGACCTATAAATCCAACGTTTACACCAAATTCTTTTAGAACGTCTTGTGGATCGGCTAGTTCTAGACTTTGATCTTGAAGAACTGATCTGACCTTGGCTAAGTTTATCTCATAGTCGCCTCTAATTAGAGCCATCACCCATCCTTTACTGGATCTTAGCAGTATCGATTTTATTAACTTCTTTTCAGAAACGTTCAAGAATTTTGCGACTTCTTCGATGCTTTTGGCGTGTTGAGTATCAACTTTTTCCATTTCTTTGAGGACTTCATCATCAACTATAGAAAAATTTTCGCTTGATCTAGCCTTTTCATCACTGGCTGCATAGCCACATTCTTCACAGTAAAATATTTCACCTTCGCCATTTTGCGCCAGTACGTGAAATTCATGTGAGAAAGAACCACCAATTGCACCGGTATCCGCTTCTACAACTACATATCTCAAACCTATTCTTTTTAAGATGTTTTCGTAGGCATCATAGAAACGTTGATAAGATTCATGCAATGAGTTGTAGTCGGTGTGAAAGGTGTAGGCGTCTTTCATGATGAACTCTCTTGCCCTTAACACCCCAAACCTTGGCCTTATTTCATCTCTAAATTTAGTGGCTATTTGAAAAAGGTTGACGGGGAACTGTTTGTACGATCTGAGCTCATTTTTCATCAAAAATGTGATGATTTCTTCATGCGTAGGACCTAAAGTAAACTCTCTATCGTGTCTGTCCTTGAGTTTCATCAATTCTGGTCCGTAATCTTCCCATCTTCCCGTCGTTTTCCAGAGCTCTGCAGGATGTATTATGGGTAGCATGATCTCTTGAGAACCTATCTTTTCCATTTCTTTTCTGACTATCTGTTCGATTTTTCTTATGACCTTCCATCCAAGAGGAAGATAACTGTAAACACCTGATGCAATCTTTCTTATAAACCCTCCTCTGATCAATAACTCGTAACTTTTTATATCAGAATCAGATGGAGTTTCTTTTAAAGTAGGAGCATATAGTTTGGAAAATCTCAAGATTATCCCTCCGATTTTTAGCATATTTTATATTTTGTACTTTGAGAAATTATATCATAGAAACATTGTTAAGTTAAATTTTTATTGTAATAAATATATTGAGTCTTTTAGTACAATTAAATTAAAAAATAAAAAGATCCTTTTCCTAACGGGTGGTATTCTTTTAGATTTGAAGAAGTGTGAAAATCGATTCTTTATAAAATAAATTTTTCTTTTTTTATAAAATATATCCCCCATCTATGTTTTTTTCCACACACTTTTTTTGCCTTGACCAAAATTTTCTATATAACCTTCTTTTCTGAGATCGTTCAATACTTTTCTAATCTTAGTGTCAGAAGTTAATGGGAATTTTTTTCTAAGTGTATTTATAGTGAAAGTATCCTCAGTATTTTCAAGTATTTCTCTTCTTATATCGTAGTATATGCCCCCGGTAAAATCTTTTTTAGTTTCATATTTAGATGCTTCTTCTGAAACAATAGTAGGGATGTTGTCCTTTTCATGTGATATGACCGCTTGAAAGAAACGTAAAGTCCATTCATTTGCCAATTTCCTGTTCCCAGCGAATATTATTTGAAAACCAGGATGATAAGCAAAAATCTCCGCTAAAACTTTAGATAAATAGGATGGTGTGTACACCTTCAGCTTGCTAGGATTCAAAAAATCAGAGTAATTTGCTTCAACAACGAAAGCAGAATGTTTGTACTTAGCTAATTCTCCAAGTTTCATGTGTAAAAGTGACAAATTTCCAATATCTGCAATAAAATTGTTAAAGGTTTTTCTTTCAGCTACAGCTATTATCCCGCTTTCATTTAATAAGGCATAATCACCGGCTTTAAGCTGTGCTCTTTCAACGTTACAATTGGCGAATTTCCATGGATATTTCTCATTTATGTCGATCAATATATGAAGATGATGATCCCCCTTCGCTGTTAGTTTAACTTTAGGACGATGTTCTTTCAGTCCTTGTTCTGTTCTCCAAAATATCTGTTCATATTCTCCTTCTTTATTTTTATATTTCTTTTTTAAAAAGAGAAAGTCACATCTTTTGTTTTGGGTTCTGTCAAGAACTACCGACAACCTTTTTCCATAGCGATTTATCGATATAATTGGAACTCTTTCAATTTCTTGGTAATTGCTCGATGTTTTTTCCGTGTCTCTTATGCAAAAGATATTTTTACCAGCACCTGGCCACTTGTCCTGGACAAATAACGCTAATATTACTTTTTCTTCTTTTCTAATGGTTACCCTGTAAGGGAATCTGTATTTTTCCGTTGATTCAAGAACCCATAAAATAGAACCCATTATGTATTCACCTTTTTTTACAAAATTGATTTTCTCGTTTAGGAATAATAACTAGCATACTTGGAATGTTTTACCTATTCATACCTTATCAATTGAAAAAGCGGAATATTTCCTAAAAATTTGACGTTCATTAGAAAATGTGATATAATTTTTTTAGAGTAAACCGGAGCGTAGCGCAGTTGGTAGCGCGTCAGCATGGGGTGTTGAAGGTCGCTGGTTCAAATCCAGTCGCTCCGACCAAGAATACGGGGTTGTTCCCCGTATTTTTTAAATCTAGATTATTCTACCAAATTTTTCTTCAACGATTTCTTTAATATCCTTTTTGTTAACAGCTTTTATATATTCACTTACTGGGAATACCCTATATCCTCTTTTTAACGCATCTTCTATCGTTGCTATTACGCATACATCTCCTGCTAATCCTAAAACAACTAAATTTTCTATTTTATGCTTTTTCAAAAGTTCGTCTAATTCCGATTCAATTCTTTTTTCAATGTCTTTGTAAAATGCTGAATAGCTGTCTCCATCTATTTCTTCGCCTTTTTTTATAACGAAATCATAAGTGTTTATAAATAGTTGGTTTCCATAGGTACCCTTTATACAGTGAGGAGGCCATTTTTCAAAAGAGATGTGATTTTCAGGGTGATCATCCATACTGGCAAAGATCTTAAAATCTTTATCTTTCATTAAATTTAAAAATTCGTTTACCTGATCTATCCACTCTTCAGTTGTTCCAGCTACTGGAAGTTCAGTAGGGCACCTTTCGGTAAATCCGTTTTGACAATCAACACACAATATCGCGGTATTTGAAGGTGATAATTTCAATGCGTTTACTATATAATTGGTAAACTCGTTAGGTGTCTTGTTGTTTTCGACCATTTTTGACCCTCCTTTGAAAGTTTGTTATAAAGTTCCCCTTCGCCCCGCAGCCAGCCCTATAAGGATAAAAGAGTCTAACCCCATTTGCCCCTGCAGCCCGCCCCCTTCTTTGGCCGGCTTGGTCTTAATTTTAGCCACCGATCTTAAATTTGACCAATCCTAAGTATTCATGCCAAGCAGAAGAAGTTGCTTCTAGGAATCTCATATCTGGTAAAAAGTCATACCATTTCAATTCTTCTCGGGAAACCTTATAATCTGTGGGAACAGGAACAACATCAATGTTTGTGTAAGTTTTGAAATAATTCATAGCTCTTGTTAAATGTATTGCACTGGTGACTAAATATATTCTTTGTACTTCATTGTCTTCCAGTAGTTTAAGCGTAAATTCCACGTTTTGTTTGGTGTTTTTAGCAAGTGGTTCTACAAAAATACCGTTTGGTTGGACTCCCATTTTTAACAATTCTTCTTTCATGATTTGAGCTTCTGGTATCTCAGTACCTAGGGGGTTTCCACCAGTTACAACTATAGGAAGCTGTAAATTTTTGTAAAGTAAGAAACCTTCATATACCCTTTTCATAGCGCTATCGGATAACTCCCCTGATCCTTTTCTTGGAGTTTCGGGAATTATTCCACCCCCGAGTATAACTATTGCTCCTTTTTCTTGAGTATTATGCAACTGAGAAACATCCACAGGCGGATATCTATTTTCTAAAGGTAAAACGATTATTTTTGCAAACCATCCAGAAGAAAATATATAGATTACAACGCAAAGCGTTAAAAGAGGAAAAGATATTTTCTTCCTTCTTATTAGTTGGATAATTAAAAATATTATGCAGAGGGAGATAAAAATACCTGGAATTTCTATAAAAGATGTGAAGATATCATAAAGTATTATAAAACCCCCTAAAAATATATAAGATGAATGTACTCAACATTATATAAAAACCAAGTGGAACTTTTTTGATTGCCTTTTTTTTGTTCGATAAAATGATTAGAATTGTGCTGATGATTATCAGAGGAAATATATAAATGCCTAATAGAAGAGAAAGAACTGATAGAAGTTTCACGTCTCCAAAACCCATTTTTCCATTTCTCCAATAATAAAAAGTGATTAAAAAGATAATGATCATATACAGAAGATTAATGGATTCAAAGTTGAAGAATGCAATCAATAAAATAGCTATTATTCCTAAATCTGGTATGATAAAGGCAAAATAATCATATAGCCCTATATACAAGAGACTATTAGCAAAAAGAATATTTTGCCAGTTAGGAGAAGTGAGTATGACAAAAATATTTACAATTATATAAGATAAAAGGATAATTAGAACCTTTTTATTTGTGTGTAGTATTTTTACACCCTTTTTATTACTTCCATTTCCTCTTTCGTTAAATTTTTATTCAGAATTTCCTCAAGTCCATAGATGTACCACATGTACTTATCTTTTATTTCTTGGTATATATTTTTGGCTTCATCAAATTTCTTAACTTTTAAGTAGGGTATAACTAATAACAACTTGAAATGTTCATTTTCTTTATCTTGGTCTATATATTTTTCTAAAAAGTTTTGAACTTCTTTATATTTACCATTTTCAAACATTACCTTAGCCCATACCTCTATGTCGGTAGAATATTCAGGTCTTGTATTGAGAATTTCCTCTTTGAGCTCATTTGCTTCAGTAATTCTCGATAACTTCTCGTATATAGTAGCTAACTCATACTTACCCAATACGCTGTTCGGAAATCTATTTAAAAATTTTTCTAAAACGTGGGCGGCTTTTTCATAATCTCCTTTTTGCATGTAAGCATCTGCAATCATGAAGTAGGTTACATAATTGTTGGGGGAGAACTCTAACTCTTTTTTCCAAATATCAGCTGCCTTTTCGTATTCACCTAAATTAAAGTATAATTCACCTAATTCAGACAAAGCAGCTATATTCCAAGGGTCTAATTTAACAGCTTTTTCTAAATACTCTTCCCCTTCTTCCATCTCACCTTTTTCTACTAAAACTGAACCCATTAATTCGTAGGCGGGAGCGAAACTGGGATCAATTTTGAGTATAAAATTGACTACATCTTTCACGAAATCGAAATTCTTTTTATCAGCTTCTAATAAAACCGTATCGAATAGTCCATTCAAAGATATATGTACCAAGTCGGAGTAATTAATTTTGAATTCAGAAAAGTAAGACAAAAATTCGGAAAGAACGAAGGGATAAATCACAAAGTTAGAAGTTAAACCGGGTAAGTGGTCAACAAGTTTTTCGATTTTCTTTGTTTCTTCAATAAATTTTGAGTTGTTTTTTAAATCAGCCTTCATTAACTCAAAATCTCCTTCATACAAGAACTCACAAAGCAAGATTGGAAAAGGTGTTAAATCGGTTATTTCAATCTCTTCTTCTCCAAAGTTAAACTTCACAATGCGCTCCATGGGTATCTCCTCCTTTTAACTGAATGTCTTCTTCTTTTATATTTTATTATACCATAATTAAGATTTATTAAGGAAATTTATTTACATTATTTTGTAATTATTATCATAGAATAAAAAAATAAAGCTCTAATTGTTGATATGACTAATCTTCCTGAAGAACGGACAAAGATAGATTTAAAATTACCCTGTTCAATTATAAATAAAAAGCAGGCATACGCCTGCCTTTTTACGTATTATCATTATTCTTATTGTATTTTAATTTCTTTTCCTTCACCTTTAGCTGAATCAACTTTTGGTATAGTTAATTTTAAAACTCCATTTTCATATTCAGCTTTAATTTTGTCTTTATCAATGTACTCTGGAAGCCTTATGGATCGTTCAATTCTACCAAAGTATCTTTCTCTCCTATACACGTTTCCAGTCCTTACTTCATCGGATGCTTTCTTTTCTGCGGATATGGTTAATAGATCGTTTTTCAATTGAACTTTTATATCTTTTTTGTTTAAACCTGGTAATTCACATTCTACAATGTAATCGTTGTCAGTTTCATAAACATCCATCTCTCCTCGTGATGTTGTTCCAAAGGGCAATGATCTAAAGAAATCCTCAAACTCTCTATTGAAGAAATCAAATGGTGATAACAAACCTTCTCTATCCTCTCTTCTCCTTTCTAACATTTGTCATCGCCTCCTTTTTCACTGTTCATTCTTTTCATTAAAATTATACAACCAAAGAATCGAATATGTCAAGACTTTTTTAAAAAAATGTTCTTTTTTATTTTTAGCTATAATAGAAGATCATATATATACTAAATTTAATTATAATAAAACATTTTATCATTTGTTATCTAAGAGTGATAATTATTTATGAATCTTCTCTTTAAGATAATTAAGTAAGTGATAGTGAGTCCATCAGAGAGGGTATGTATTATAATGGGATAGATCAAGCTATTTGTAATTTGAAAGGTATATCCCAAAATCGATCCCATTATGATTCTTCCTGCTAAAAGACTTGTAAATTGTTTGATATTTTCTCTGCCAAAGAAAAGGTTGTTGAAGTGGGCTAAAACAAAAAGTATAGTTGCTATGATCGTTGCAAATTCAATAGAAAAAATAGAATCCTGTAAAATCATTCTTAGATTCCCTTGGATAAAGCCTCTAAAAAACAATTCTTCTGCTGGCCCCACGACTAACCAAACATGTAATAATATAATTTTGTTATTTTTGAAATTTCCGTAAGGAATATTCATGAGATCAGAAAGAGACATCTTCCTCATACTACCTAAAGATCCCAATATTAAAACAAAAGAGATTAGAAGCATAATAAACCCTTTTTTAAAATTCCCAGTTTGAAATCCTGCTTGTTGGAAGTTTATTGTTGAAAGATAGATAAGAAAGATTGAAATGGCTATATTGAATATTCCTAAAATTAAATTACCCAAGTAAACATCTTTTCTTTTTAAAAGAAATCTACTAATCGTATAAATAAGTAAATAATAGAGAATAATTAAAACGATAAATTTTATAAAAATCATTTCTTCACCAACCTTTATATCTTCTATACAATTATACAACAGCAGACTGATAACGTCCATCACTGTATTAAACGCCTGCAATGTGAATTACAAGGAGATTTATATATATTTGACTTTGTTTTTTTTTTAAACTATAATTAGTTGGGGAAACTAAATTCCCTAAAAAATATGTAAAAAAGTATGGCTGCCTTTCGGAGGAATTATATGTCAATATATGCTATAACATCTTTAATAGTCTTCATAATAGTTATTTTAGGAATGGTTTTTCAGAAAATAGATAGAACTCTTATTGCTATGTTGGGGGCTATATTTTTATTAGGCGCAGGTGTATTCTCCGATCAAATTGGTGCAATAAAAGAGTACATAGATTTTAACACTCTCTTATTGTTGCTAGGAATGATGGTGTTTGTTGAAACTTTAAGAAAGACTGGTATATTTACATTTCTAGGCCTCTCGATGTTAAAATTGTTTGGGAACAATACATACACCTTATTCATTTCTTTAATCTTTTTGGTTGCTTTATTTTCCGGATTTATTGACAACGTTACAACTATTTTAGTTTTCATCCCAATGACTTTTGCTATTACTGATTCTTTAAATATTAATTATCTACCTTTTGTTTTAGGGGAAATTTTTGCATCCAATATTGGAGGCATGGCAACAATAATTGGAGATCCTCCTAATATTATGATTGCGTCTGCGGCAGGTTATTCTTTCACAGAGTTTGCGCTTATTATGTATCCTATCACAATAGTTAATTTAATATTCGTCATTATCTTATTGATATACTTCTTCAAAAAAGATTTATCAATTAAAATAGATAAAGAAGCGGTTAAAAATTTTGATGTATCCCACATTGTAGAAGACAAAAAAGAATTTATCTTGTCTATACTTTTGTTTGGAGCAGTTATCTTCGCTTTTGCATTGCAGCATGAACTTAATTTAGAAAGTTCAACCGTTGCCTTAGCTGCAGGGTTTTTCTCGTTATTTATTCTTAGGCCAAAAGATTTGAAAGATACATTATCTAATGTTGAATGGGAAAATATTCTATTTTTCTTCGCTTTATTTTTAATAGCAGGAGCACTTGAAGAAACTGGTATAATTAGCATTTTTTCTAACATTCTGGTCGATTTTTCTGGTAATTCTTTACTTATTTTTAGTTTTTCTATCCTAATAATTTCTTCCTTCTTTACTGGTTTCATGAATAATGTTCCTTTAACAGCTGCAATGATACCTGTCGTTGAAAAATTGACTATTTCCGGGTCTTCCGTTTTTGCTAGTATCGATTCTATTTGGTACTCGTTATCTTTGGGGGCTTGTTTAGGAGGGAACTTAACTCCTATAGCTGCTTCGGCAAATGTTATAGCGTTAGGTTTTTTAACACAATTTAAAGGAAAAACAATTTCATTTTGGGAATTTGCAAAATATGGTTTAATAATAGTATTGGGGAATATTTTAATTTCGGCGATATATATAAATTTCGTTTTTTTCTGATTAAAAATGGGTGGGGAGCGGAGCAAAGGGGCGCTAAAGAAGCTTTCTAAAGGTATTAGCAAAAGAATAATACTTAAAGGGGGAATATTTTTATGAAAACACTTTTATTGAAAAATGGATACATTTATCCTATTTCTAGAGAACCTTTTGTTGGAGATATTTTGATAGAAAATGGTACAATCAAGCAAGTAGGGAAAGATCTACAAGTTAAAGCAGACGAGATGATAGATGCAACAAATAAGTATATTTTACCAGGATTTATCGATGCTCATTCCCATATTGGTTTGTTTGAGGAGGGTGTTGGAGCAGCTTACCAAGATGGTAATGAAGCGACAGACCCTGTTACACCACAAGTTAGGGCGATTGATGCCTATTATCCGGAAGATGCTGCTATAAAAAGAGCTCTATCTGGGGGAGTTACAACGGTGATGATAGTACCAGGTAGTGCAAACCCTGTTGGAGGACAAGGTGCTATAGTTAAGTTAAATTCTCAAATAACCG
Proteins encoded in this region:
- a CDS encoding Hsp20/alpha crystallin family protein, with the translated sequence MLERRREDREGLLSPFDFFNREFEDFFRSLPFGTTSRGEMDVYETDNDYIVECELPGLNKKDIKVQLKNDLLTISAEKKASDEVRTGNVYRRERYFGRIERSIRLPEYIDKDKIKAEYENGVLKLTIPKVDSAKGEGKEIKIQ
- a CDS encoding ERCC4 domain-containing protein; this translates as MGSILWVLESTEKYRFPYRVTIRKEEKVILALFVQDKWPGAGKNIFCIRDTEKTSSNYQEIERVPIISINRYGKRLSVVLDRTQNKRCDFLFLKKKYKNKEGEYEQIFWRTEQGLKEHRPKVKLTAKGDHHLHILIDINEKYPWKFANCNVERAQLKAGDYALLNESGIIAVAERKTFNNFIADIGNLSLLHMKLGELAKYKHSAFVVEANYSDFLNPSKLKVYTPSYLSKVLAEIFAYHPGFQIIFAGNRKLANEWTLRFFQAVISHEKDNIPTIVSEEASKYETKKDFTGGIYYDIRREILENTEDTFTINTLRKKFPLTSDTKIRKVLNDLRKEGYIENFGQGKKSVWKKT
- a CDS encoding tetratricopeptide repeat protein translates to MERIVKFNFGEEEIEITDLTPFPILLCEFLYEGDFELMKADLKNNSKFIEETKKIEKLVDHLPGLTSNFVIYPFVLSEFLSYFSEFKINYSDLVHISLNGLFDTVLLEADKKNFDFVKDVVNFILKIDPSFAPAYELMGSVLVEKGEMEEGEEYLEKAVKLDPWNIAALSELGELYFNLGEYEKAADIWKKELEFSPNNYVTYFMIADAYMQKGDYEKAAHVLEKFLNRFPNSVLGKYELATIYEKLSRITEANELKEEILNTRPEYSTDIEVWAKVMFENGKYKEVQNFLEKYIDQDKENEHFKLLLVIPYLKVKKFDEAKNIYQEIKDKYMWYIYGLEEILNKNLTKEEMEVIKRV
- a CDS encoding CPBP family intramembrane glutamic endopeptidase, producing the protein MDVISLLLYNCIEDIKVGEEMIFIKFIVLIILYYLLIYTISRFLLKRKDVYLGNLILGIFNIAISIFLIYLSTINFQQAGFQTGNFKKGFIMLLISFVLILGSLGSMRKMSLSDLMNIPYGNFKNNKIILLHVWLVVGPAEELFFRGFIQGNLRMILQDSIFSIEFATIIATILFVLAHFNNLFFGRENIKQFTSLLAGRIIMGSILGYTFQITNSLIYPIIIHTLSDGLTITYLIILKRRFINNYHS
- a CDS encoding isochorismatase family protein, producing the protein MVENNKTPNEFTNYIVNALKLSPSNTAILCVDCQNGFTERCPTELPVAGTTEEWIDQVNEFLNLMKDKDFKIFASMDDHPENHISFEKWPPHCIKGTYGNQLFINTYDFVIKKGEEIDGDSYSAFYKDIEKRIESELDELLKKHKIENLVVLGLAGDVCVIATIEDALKRGYRVFPVSEYIKAVNKKDIKEIVEEKFGRII
- a CDS encoding SLC13 family permease encodes the protein MSIYAITSLIVFIIVILGMVFQKIDRTLIAMLGAIFLLGAGVFSDQIGAIKEYIDFNTLLLLLGMMVFVETLRKTGIFTFLGLSMLKLFGNNTYTLFISLIFLVALFSGFIDNVTTILVFIPMTFAITDSLNINYLPFVLGEIFASNIGGMATIIGDPPNIMIASAAGYSFTEFALIMYPITIVNLIFVIILLIYFFKKDLSIKIDKEAVKNFDVSHIVEDKKEFILSILLFGAVIFAFALQHELNLESSTVALAAGFFSLFILRPKDLKDTLSNVEWENILFFFALFLIAGALEETGIISIFSNILVDFSGNSLLIFSFSILIISSFFTGFMNNVPLTAAMIPVVEKLTISGSSVFASIDSIWYSLSLGACLGGNLTPIAASANVIALGFLTQFKGKTISFWEFAKYGLIIVLGNILISAIYINFVFF
- a CDS encoding YdcF family protein is translated as MHNTQEKGAIVILGGGIIPETPRKGSGELSDSAMKRVYEGFLLYKNLQLPIVVTGGNPLGTEIPEAQIMKEELLKMGVQPNGIFVEPLAKNTKQNVEFTLKLLEDNEVQRIYLVTSAIHLTRAMNYFKTYTNIDVVPVPTDYKVSREELKWYDFLPDMRFLEATSSAWHEYLGLVKFKIGG
- a CDS encoding proline--tRNA ligase — translated: MRFSKLYAPTLKETPSDSDIKSYELLIRGGFIRKIASGVYSYLPLGWKVIRKIEQIVRKEMEKIGSQEIMLPIIHPAELWKTTGRWEDYGPELMKLKDRHDREFTLGPTHEEIITFLMKNELRSYKQFPVNLFQIATKFRDEIRPRFGVLRAREFIMKDAYTFHTDYNSLHESYQRFYDAYENILKRIGLRYVVVEADTGAIGGSFSHEFHVLAQNGEGEIFYCEECGYAASDEKARSSENFSIVDDEVLKEMEKVDTQHAKSIEEVAKFLNVSEKKLIKSILLRSSKGWVMALIRGDYEINLAKVRSVLQDQSLELADPQDVLKEFGVNVGFIGPVNIPENVKIIADLSVKSIKNGVIGAMEEKKHYLNANPNRDFRIDLIADIRYVKEGEKCPTQGCNSTLKRTRGIEVGQIFELGDKYSSKMNAVFTDENGEQKPYIMGCYGWGVSRTLGAIVEQLNDENGIIWPKSVAPFEVAIIPVAMNDEAIVSTAQEIYDYFLKEGIDVIIDDREVSAGFKFKDIDLIGVPIKIIIGKRLKEGKIELKQRDKEESTLIEFKNVKELYDKVKETLENYDPTQNLTI
- a CDS encoding prepilin peptidase, whose translation is MLHTNKKVLIILLSYIIVNIFVILTSPNWQNILFANSLLYIGLYDYFAFIIPDLGIIAILLIAFFNFESINLLYMIIIFLITFYYWRNGKMGFGDVKLLSVLSLLLGIYIFPLIIISTILIILSNKKKAIKKVPLGFYIMLSTFILYIFRGFYNTL